In a genomic window of Amycolatopsis japonica:
- a CDS encoding response regulator: MTVRVLIVDDQALFREALATLLEVQPEIDVVGEAANGEEAVRLCAELRPDVALMDLRMPVLDGIAATARLRAEQPGVRVLALTTFDDDEDVFAALRAGAVGYLLKDVSSTRLVEALVAAERGESVLQPSVAAKLVARVARLPAETPRPSATPLSERELEVVRLLADGRSNREIAKTLFLAEGTVKNLVTSVLSKLQVRDRTQAALRAKELGLF; encoded by the coding sequence ATGACCGTCCGCGTGCTGATCGTCGACGACCAGGCGTTGTTCCGCGAGGCCTTGGCGACCCTGCTGGAAGTCCAGCCCGAGATCGACGTCGTCGGCGAGGCGGCGAACGGCGAGGAGGCCGTGCGGCTCTGCGCCGAACTCCGCCCCGACGTCGCGTTGATGGATCTGCGGATGCCCGTGCTGGACGGAATCGCGGCCACCGCGCGGCTTCGGGCCGAGCAGCCCGGCGTGCGCGTCCTGGCACTGACGACGTTCGACGACGACGAAGACGTGTTCGCCGCGTTGCGCGCGGGCGCCGTCGGCTATCTGCTCAAGGACGTCTCGTCGACGCGGCTCGTCGAAGCGCTGGTCGCGGCCGAACGAGGCGAATCCGTACTGCAGCCTTCCGTCGCGGCGAAACTCGTCGCGAGGGTGGCCCGGCTCCCCGCCGAGACACCCCGGCCGTCGGCGACACCGCTTTCGGAACGGGAACTGGAGGTCGTCCGGCTCCTCGCGGACGGCCGGAGCAACCGCGAGATCGCCAAGACGCTGTTCCTCGCCGAGGGCACGGTGAAGAACCTCGTGACGAGTGTCCTGTCCAAACTCCAGGTACGGGATCGCACCCAGGCAGCCCTGCGCGCGAAGGAACTCGGCCTGTTCTGA
- a CDS encoding sensor histidine kinase, with amino-acid sequence MNRALAVLTLVAYVTLPLGSAKYETLVLPTLLAGLVYAAIAIVGFPWVQKHGRAWAIVYVCVQLPLGFTLFSLSGAAVGAVLLLVVLVCHTVLLLPLPVAFGVAVVIPLIHLPMAPMDGLREGLGTLAVMVFAAVVTELVVREKRAREELAEAHERLRDHAAQAEQLATIQERNRLARDIHDGLGHHLTVVQMMLQAARAVIGTGDTERADGMLAKAQDQSREALAEVRRSVSALREPRSEPLMDSLRTLTDEASAAGVPTGFEVKGTARDIRPDVEESLFRAAQEGLTNVRKHARAKAATVVLDYALADLVRLEVRDDGLGIAADSPSDKGFGLVGLRERVAGLGGRVSVDSTEGQGLTLTVEVPG; translated from the coding sequence GTGAACCGGGCCCTGGCGGTGCTGACCCTCGTCGCGTACGTGACGTTGCCGCTCGGCTCGGCCAAGTACGAGACGCTCGTGCTGCCGACGCTCCTCGCCGGACTGGTCTACGCGGCGATCGCGATCGTGGGCTTCCCCTGGGTGCAGAAGCACGGACGCGCGTGGGCGATCGTGTACGTCTGCGTTCAGTTACCGCTCGGCTTCACCTTGTTCTCGCTGTCGGGCGCCGCCGTCGGGGCGGTCCTGCTTCTCGTGGTCCTCGTCTGCCACACCGTGTTGCTGCTGCCCTTGCCGGTGGCGTTCGGGGTCGCGGTCGTGATCCCGCTCATCCACCTGCCGATGGCGCCGATGGACGGCCTCCGCGAGGGGCTCGGGACGCTGGCGGTCATGGTCTTCGCCGCCGTGGTGACCGAACTGGTCGTCCGCGAGAAGCGGGCACGGGAGGAGCTGGCCGAGGCGCACGAACGTCTTCGCGACCACGCCGCCCAGGCCGAACAGCTCGCGACGATCCAGGAGCGCAACCGGCTCGCGCGCGACATCCACGACGGGCTCGGCCATCACCTCACGGTCGTCCAGATGATGTTGCAGGCCGCCCGCGCGGTGATCGGCACCGGCGACACGGAGCGGGCCGACGGGATGCTCGCCAAGGCACAGGATCAGTCGCGTGAGGCGCTGGCGGAGGTCCGGCGCTCGGTGTCGGCGTTGCGGGAGCCGCGCTCCGAGCCGCTCATGGACTCGTTGCGGACGCTGACGGACGAGGCTTCCGCGGCGGGTGTGCCGACCGGGTTCGAGGTCAAGGGCACCGCACGGGACATCCGCCCCGACGTCGAGGAGTCGCTGTTCCGGGCGGCGCAGGAGGGACTGACCAACGTGCGCAAGCACGCGCGGGCCAAGGCCGCGACCGTGGTGCTCGACTACGCGCTCGCCGATCTCGTCCGCCTCGAAGTCCGCGACGACGGTCTCGGGATCGCCGCGGATTCCCCATCGGACAAGGGTTTCGGTCTTGTCGGGCTCCGCGAGCGGGTCGCCGGCCTCGGCGGCCGGGTCTCCGTCGACTCCACCGAAGGCCAGGGCCTGACGCTCACCGTGGAGGTGCCGGGATGA
- a CDS encoding LacI family DNA-binding transcriptional regulator has product MATLKDVAKLAGVSVKTVSNVVNGYDFVKPENRKRVEEALASTGYRPNLGARNLRRGRTGFLGLMLPELSIPYFGELAGLVLQAAQEHEWNVLIEQTLGTRERERNALSALGPHLIDGAIISPEALHTNDFEDLAPGVPLVMLGEHVVDVPIDHVGIDNVQAARIAVRHLISLGRRRIAAIGAHPQRHTAAQRLEGYHSALAEAGLTPIPELVLPALRYHRANGAEAMAHLLALPEPPDAVFCFNDLLAIGALRAAAERGVQVPSDMAIVGFDNNEESAYSLPSLTTIAPDKAAIARAAVDLLRRRIAGGSDLEPEDVQTPFSLEIRNSTIA; this is encoded by the coding sequence GTGGCCACGCTCAAGGACGTCGCCAAGCTTGCGGGCGTCTCGGTCAAGACCGTGTCGAACGTGGTCAACGGCTACGACTTCGTCAAGCCGGAGAACCGCAAACGCGTCGAGGAGGCCTTGGCCTCGACCGGATACCGGCCCAATCTCGGTGCCCGCAACCTCCGCCGTGGGCGCACCGGATTCCTCGGGCTGATGCTGCCCGAGCTGAGCATCCCGTACTTCGGCGAGCTGGCCGGTCTGGTGCTGCAGGCGGCGCAGGAGCACGAGTGGAACGTCCTCATCGAACAGACCCTCGGCACCAGGGAACGCGAGCGCAACGCGCTGTCCGCGCTGGGCCCGCATCTGATCGACGGCGCGATCATCAGCCCGGAGGCGTTGCACACCAACGACTTCGAGGATCTCGCACCCGGGGTCCCGCTGGTGATGCTCGGCGAGCACGTCGTCGACGTCCCGATAGACCACGTCGGTATCGACAACGTCCAGGCCGCCCGGATCGCGGTGCGGCATCTGATCTCGCTCGGCCGCCGCCGGATCGCCGCGATCGGGGCGCATCCGCAACGCCATACCGCCGCGCAGCGGCTTGAGGGCTACCACTCCGCGCTCGCCGAGGCGGGGCTCACGCCCATCCCGGAACTGGTCCTGCCCGCGCTGCGGTATCACCGCGCCAACGGCGCCGAAGCGATGGCGCATCTCCTCGCGCTGCCGGAGCCGCCCGACGCTGTCTTCTGCTTCAACGACCTCCTCGCCATCGGCGCCCTTCGCGCCGCGGCCGAACGCGGCGTCCAGGTGCCTTCGGACATGGCGATCGTCGGTTTCGACAACAACGAGGAGAGCGCGTACAGCCTGCCGTCCCTGACGACGATCGCGCCGGACAAGGCGGCGATCGCTCGGGCCGCCGTCGATCTGCTGCGCCGCCGTATCGCGGGCGGGAGCGACCTCGAACCGGAAGACGTCCAAACCCCCTTCTCGCTCGAAATCCGGAACAGCACCATCGCTTGA
- a CDS encoding ABC transporter substrate-binding protein, with protein MSLPIRRTLLLVTGLALALTACTSRETQQSAPSGAGPAASAAPNQAAGPGCAREKTGYPQVDVKNAVIGFSQSEKEANPFRIAETQSIKDEAKKLGVPDDKLLVTNAQSDLNKQVSDIKSLLDRGAQLLIVAPLNSDGLQPALDAAKAKKVPVITIDRKVTSQPCTDYLTFIGSNFVEQGKRAAQEMVKATGGTGKVAILLGASGNNVTTDRTKGFKDEIAATTGIQVVAEQTGEFDRSKGQAVMEQLIQSNPEITAVYAENDEMGIGAVTALKAAGKTPGKDVKIVSIDGTRNAVQLIADGSYNAVIESNPRFGPLAFSTLQDFAAGKEIPPTVVISDDQYDSANAAQKLGNAY; from the coding sequence ATGTCCCTGCCCATCCGCCGCACCCTGCTCCTGGTGACCGGCCTCGCGCTCGCGCTGACGGCCTGCACCAGCCGTGAGACCCAGCAATCCGCCCCGTCGGGGGCCGGTCCCGCCGCTTCGGCGGCGCCGAACCAGGCCGCGGGGCCGGGCTGCGCCCGCGAGAAGACCGGCTACCCGCAGGTGGACGTGAAGAACGCGGTCATCGGCTTCTCCCAGTCGGAGAAGGAGGCGAACCCGTTCCGGATCGCCGAAACACAGTCCATCAAGGACGAAGCGAAGAAACTCGGCGTCCCGGACGACAAACTCCTGGTCACCAACGCGCAGAGCGATCTCAACAAGCAGGTCAGCGACATCAAGTCGTTGCTGGACCGGGGTGCGCAGCTGCTCATCGTGGCTCCGCTGAACTCCGACGGCCTCCAGCCCGCCCTCGACGCGGCGAAGGCCAAGAAGGTCCCGGTCATCACGATCGACCGCAAGGTGACGTCGCAGCCGTGCACCGATTACCTGACCTTCATCGGCTCGAACTTCGTCGAGCAGGGCAAGCGAGCGGCGCAGGAGATGGTGAAGGCCACCGGCGGCACCGGCAAGGTCGCGATCCTGCTCGGCGCGTCCGGCAACAACGTGACCACGGACCGCACCAAGGGTTTCAAGGACGAGATCGCCGCGACCACGGGCATCCAGGTCGTCGCCGAGCAGACCGGCGAGTTCGACCGCTCCAAGGGGCAGGCGGTCATGGAGCAGCTCATCCAGAGCAACCCCGAGATCACCGCGGTCTACGCCGAGAACGACGAGATGGGCATCGGCGCGGTCACCGCGCTCAAGGCCGCGGGCAAGACGCCGGGCAAGGACGTCAAGATCGTCTCGATCGACGGCACCCGCAACGCCGTCCAGCTCATCGCCGACGGCAGCTACAACGCGGTGATCGAGTCCAACCCGCGTTTCGGTCCGCTCGCCTTCTCGACGTTGCAGGACTTCGCCGCCGGCAAGGAGATCCCGCCGACCGTCGTGATCTCCGACGACCAGTACGACTCGGCGAACGCCGCGCAGAAGCTCGGAAACGCGTACTGA
- a CDS encoding sugar ABC transporter ATP-binding protein, protein MEPVLEVEGVTKTFAGVRALDDVSFALRPGEVHALVGENGAGKSTLIKVLTGVHKPDSGTIHARGAISTIYQEVNLIPLMSVAGNVYLGREPRKRFGLVDWARMNSDAAALLADYGIDADVRRPLGTLGVGAQQMVALARAVSVDADVVIMDEPTSSLEPREVETLFEVIGRLHERGIAIVYVSHRMDELYRICERVTVLRDGRRVHTGPLADLPRLELVSMMLGRSVGDIRSHGATAFEGDHEAGREPVLRAENLTSGNRLGGVSVEIKPGEIVGLAGLLGSGRTETARAIVGDLPLSGGTVLVGGKQVQQGNVAAAMRAGVSMLAEDRKTEGIIPHLSVRENIVLAALPKLSRFGLVSRARQDRIVDTFVKRLRIKVSSPDQKVAELSGGNQQKVLLARWLCTEPKVLLLDEPTRGIDVGAKAEVQALIDELAKEGLAVLLISSEMEELLDGADRLVVLKDGAVVGELAGEQLTQGHVLAAIASGGAE, encoded by the coding sequence ATGGAACCGGTTCTCGAGGTCGAAGGCGTGACGAAGACGTTCGCCGGGGTGCGCGCGCTCGACGACGTGTCGTTCGCGCTGCGACCGGGCGAGGTGCACGCGCTGGTGGGCGAGAACGGCGCCGGCAAGTCGACGCTGATCAAGGTGCTCACCGGCGTGCACAAGCCGGATTCCGGCACGATCCACGCGCGGGGCGCGATCTCCACGATCTACCAGGAGGTCAACCTCATCCCGCTGATGAGCGTGGCCGGCAACGTGTACCTCGGCCGTGAGCCGAGGAAGCGGTTCGGGCTGGTCGACTGGGCGCGGATGAACTCCGACGCGGCGGCCCTGCTTGCGGACTACGGCATCGACGCCGACGTCCGTCGTCCACTCGGGACACTCGGCGTCGGCGCGCAGCAGATGGTCGCGCTGGCCCGCGCGGTGTCGGTCGACGCCGACGTCGTGATCATGGACGAGCCGACGTCTTCGCTGGAACCGCGCGAGGTCGAGACGCTGTTCGAGGTCATCGGCAGGCTGCACGAACGCGGGATCGCGATCGTGTACGTCAGCCACCGCATGGACGAGCTGTACCGGATCTGCGAACGCGTCACGGTGCTGCGGGACGGCAGGCGAGTCCACACCGGACCGCTCGCCGACCTGCCGCGGCTGGAACTGGTGTCGATGATGCTCGGCCGCAGCGTCGGCGACATCCGCTCGCACGGCGCGACGGCCTTCGAGGGTGACCATGAGGCGGGCCGGGAACCGGTGCTGCGCGCGGAGAACCTCACCAGCGGCAACCGGCTGGGCGGTGTCTCGGTGGAGATCAAACCAGGGGAGATCGTCGGTCTCGCGGGGCTGCTCGGCTCCGGCCGCACGGAGACCGCGCGGGCGATCGTCGGCGATCTGCCACTCTCGGGCGGCACGGTGCTCGTCGGCGGAAAGCAAGTGCAGCAAGGGAATGTGGCGGCCGCGATGCGCGCGGGCGTCAGCATGCTCGCCGAGGACCGCAAGACCGAAGGCATCATCCCGCATCTGTCCGTGCGGGAGAACATCGTGCTCGCCGCGTTGCCGAAGCTGTCCCGTTTCGGTCTGGTCAGCCGGGCCCGGCAGGACAGGATCGTCGACACGTTCGTGAAACGCCTGCGGATCAAGGTGTCGAGCCCGGACCAGAAGGTCGCCGAGCTCTCCGGCGGCAACCAGCAGAAGGTACTGCTGGCCCGCTGGCTCTGCACCGAGCCGAAGGTGCTGCTGCTCGACGAGCCGACCCGGGGTATCGACGTCGGCGCGAAGGCCGAGGTGCAGGCGCTCATCGACGAACTCGCGAAAGAAGGGCTCGCCGTCCTGCTGATCTCGTCGGAGATGGAAGAGCTCCTCGACGGAGCGGACCGGCTGGTCGTGCTCAAGGACGGTGCGGTGGTCGGGGAACTCGCGGGGGAGCAGCTGACGCAGGGCCACGTGCTGGCCGCGATCGCTTCAGGTGGCGCGGAATGA
- a CDS encoding ABC transporter permease, producing the protein MTDTAKTVDRTRVARWLQEYGVYVAVVALVLFNIAFTANFLTVGNFRTQLIQAAPVLVVALGMALVIGTEGVDLSVGAVMALSAALVPLYLGAGTLPAVAVALAAGLAAGTLNGVLVAKVGIQPIVATLALLVGGRGLALVLADGQLIQLHDPDFLALGNGEVLGIPVSVLIAAVLAVLVAALVGKTAFGRRLVAIGGNRRASVLAGLPVNRVLIGVYAICGLLAALAGVLSTARLGAGDPADAGLLMELSAITAVVVGGTPLTGGRVRILGTVMGVLLMQLVRATLIKHNLPDSTAQMIQAAIIVGAVYVARERSSR; encoded by the coding sequence ATGACGGACACGGCGAAAACGGTGGACCGGACCCGCGTGGCGCGGTGGCTGCAGGAGTACGGCGTGTACGTCGCCGTCGTCGCGCTCGTGCTGTTCAACATCGCGTTCACGGCGAACTTCCTGACCGTCGGCAACTTCCGCACCCAGCTCATCCAGGCCGCGCCGGTACTGGTGGTCGCGCTCGGGATGGCGCTGGTGATCGGCACCGAAGGCGTCGACCTGTCGGTGGGCGCGGTGATGGCGCTCTCGGCCGCGCTCGTCCCGCTGTACCTCGGCGCCGGGACCCTGCCGGCGGTGGCGGTCGCGCTCGCGGCGGGGCTGGCCGCGGGGACGCTGAACGGGGTGCTCGTCGCCAAAGTCGGGATCCAGCCGATCGTGGCGACACTCGCCTTGCTCGTCGGCGGGCGCGGGCTCGCGCTCGTCCTCGCCGACGGCCAGCTGATCCAGCTGCACGATCCGGATTTCCTCGCGCTCGGCAACGGCGAGGTGCTCGGGATCCCGGTGAGCGTGCTCATCGCGGCCGTACTGGCCGTGCTGGTGGCGGCGCTGGTCGGGAAGACGGCGTTCGGCAGGCGGCTCGTCGCCATCGGCGGCAACCGGCGGGCCAGCGTGCTCGCCGGGCTGCCGGTCAACCGGGTCCTCATCGGCGTCTACGCCATCTGCGGCTTGCTGGCGGCGTTGGCCGGGGTGCTCTCCACCGCCCGGCTCGGCGCCGGCGACCCCGCGGACGCCGGATTGCTGATGGAACTGTCCGCGATCACCGCGGTCGTGGTCGGCGGCACCCCGCTGACCGGCGGCCGTGTCCGCATCCTCGGCACGGTGATGGGTGTCCTGCTCATGCAGCTCGTCCGCGCCACGCTCATCAAGCACAACCTGCCGGATTCGACCGCGCAGATGATCCAGGCCGCGATCATCGTCGGCGCGGTGTACGTCGCACGGGAACGGAGCAGCCGATGA
- a CDS encoding ABC transporter permease has product MTAAPTMAAQDSTRRELMTGVLQKQGAAIALVLMVAVAWLLFPRFGSLDNLRDIALQSSFLAIIALGMTFVIITGGIDLSVGSVYALGGVLAAYGSQWGFLVALLLPLAVCGLIGLINGLLVAKTGMAPFIVTLASLLFARGLLLAITTEGATTYKIPEGEAFVELGRGTLFGFGYPVFIAAALCLIGGLLLRRTRFGQAVFATGGSEQSAKLMGLPVARTKVTVYVMSGVLSGLAGALTAAYLQSGVTVIGVGLELDAISVVVIGGTLLTGGMGTILGTVIGVGIRTVIQNVINQIGTLDSNYQSVVSGAFLLVVVVLQRSLARTTARR; this is encoded by the coding sequence ATGACCGCGGCGCCCACGATGGCCGCCCAGGACTCCACCCGGCGCGAGCTCATGACCGGGGTCCTGCAGAAACAGGGCGCGGCGATCGCGCTGGTGCTCATGGTCGCCGTCGCGTGGCTGCTGTTCCCGCGTTTCGGCAGCCTGGACAACCTGCGCGACATCGCGTTGCAGAGCTCGTTCCTCGCGATCATCGCGCTCGGGATGACGTTCGTGATCATCACCGGCGGGATCGACCTCTCGGTGGGGTCGGTCTACGCGCTCGGCGGGGTCCTCGCGGCTTACGGGTCGCAATGGGGTTTCCTCGTCGCGTTGCTGCTGCCTCTGGCGGTGTGCGGGCTGATCGGCCTGATCAACGGGTTGCTCGTCGCGAAGACCGGGATGGCGCCGTTCATCGTCACGCTCGCATCGCTGCTGTTCGCCCGCGGGCTGCTGCTCGCGATCACCACCGAGGGCGCGACGACGTACAAGATCCCGGAGGGCGAGGCGTTCGTCGAACTCGGGCGCGGCACGCTGTTCGGGTTCGGCTATCCGGTGTTCATCGCGGCGGCGCTGTGCCTGATCGGCGGGCTCCTGCTGCGGCGGACCCGGTTCGGGCAAGCGGTGTTCGCGACCGGCGGCTCGGAGCAGTCCGCGAAGCTGATGGGGCTGCCGGTGGCGCGCACCAAGGTCACCGTCTATGTGATGAGCGGGGTGCTTTCCGGGCTCGCGGGCGCGCTGACCGCGGCCTACCTGCAATCCGGTGTCACGGTGATCGGCGTCGGCCTCGAACTCGACGCCATCTCCGTCGTCGTCATCGGCGGCACCCTGCTGACCGGCGGGATGGGCACGATTCTCGGAACGGTCATCGGCGTGGGCATCCGAACGGTCATCCAGAACGTCATCAACCAGATAGGAACTCTCGACAGCAACTACCAGTCGGTGGTCAGCGGTGCGTTCCTGCTGGTGGTCGTTGTTCTGCAGCGGTCACTGGCGCGCACGACCGCCAGGAGATAG
- a CDS encoding AbfB domain-containing protein — protein MHRRTARALSVVAGLLAAATTLVPVAQAAPVPLPTPWTDQVSPSNALPEYPRPQLVRSEWLNLNGTWGFTGAPNLNSPPIGRPLSENVLVPYPIESMLSGIKRHEDNMFYRRTFTVPSTWDGRRVKLNFGAVTWETKVWVNGTSIGSHAGGFDAFSFDITPALKAGENEIVVGVASPVDGSRYPVGKQRKSPSGIFYTAASGIWQTVWLEPVRAEHITRLDTTPDVPGGALDLVVQGTPGQQATAEVLSGGQVVGTATGAVGSHLRVPVPNARLWSPDDPFLYDLRVRLPGGDVVTGYFGMRSLGKAMVGGVMRPLLNGKFVFQLGTLDQGYWPDGIYTAPTDEALRFDLERQKALGFNMVRKHIKVEPARWFYHADKLGLMVWQDMPSLDSIDEVPNGHANYESELRRMIEQHKGITSIVQWVPFNEGWGEYDAGRIVDLVRSIDDTRLINHNSGSNCCVSDPDPGNGDVIDDHAYQVSTGTRQPDARRIAVLGEYGGLGRRVTGHEWEPGKGFAYGALYPDETSLTNRYVEITKQVGRFVHGRGLSASVYTEPYDVENEVNGFYTYDRRVLKMSEARVREINQKVLAIAKGTEVGRGELLSLRVTTAGYTDRYLRHQDDFVRTDVLGEGSADLGKKDATFWARQGLADASCLSFESRNYPGHFLRHASSRIRKDANDGSAQFAGDATFCAREGAGGTALESFNQPGAFIRHYAATVYLARSGGPNPWDTPSSFAADTTWAATIPLWRSGADLPLDQARSFKVTTPGFTDRFLRHRDGLARTDVVNAGSAALLKADATFVVRRGLADPSCYSLEARNYPGNFLRHADFRVRLNGNDNTDLFRKDATFCAQPGAGGVRLASVNELGTNMRHYAEEVYVATSGGGHPFDNPVSYDQDVTWAVSAPWAP, from the coding sequence ATGCACCGAAGAACCGCGCGCGCCCTGAGCGTCGTGGCCGGTCTGCTGGCCGCCGCGACGACACTCGTTCCCGTCGCTCAAGCCGCTCCCGTACCGCTACCGACCCCGTGGACGGACCAGGTCTCGCCGTCGAACGCGCTGCCCGAGTACCCGCGCCCGCAGCTGGTGCGCTCGGAATGGCTCAACCTCAACGGAACCTGGGGTTTCACCGGTGCGCCGAACCTGAATTCGCCGCCGATCGGCAGGCCGTTGAGCGAAAACGTACTCGTGCCTTACCCGATCGAGTCGATGCTTTCGGGGATCAAACGGCATGAGGACAACATGTTCTACCGGCGGACGTTCACCGTTCCGTCCACTTGGGACGGTCGCCGGGTGAAGCTCAACTTCGGCGCCGTCACCTGGGAGACCAAGGTGTGGGTCAACGGGACGTCGATCGGGAGCCACGCCGGTGGTTTCGACGCCTTCTCCTTCGACATCACCCCGGCGCTGAAGGCGGGGGAGAACGAGATCGTCGTCGGCGTCGCGTCGCCGGTCGACGGCAGCCGGTACCCGGTGGGGAAGCAGCGCAAGTCGCCCAGCGGCATCTTCTACACGGCGGCGTCGGGGATCTGGCAGACCGTCTGGCTGGAACCGGTCCGGGCCGAGCACATCACGCGGCTCGACACCACTCCCGACGTCCCCGGCGGCGCGCTCGACCTCGTCGTCCAGGGCACTCCCGGGCAGCAAGCGACCGCCGAAGTGCTTTCAGGCGGCCAAGTGGTCGGCACCGCGACCGGTGCCGTCGGGTCTCATCTGCGGGTCCCGGTGCCGAACGCGCGGCTGTGGTCGCCCGACGACCCGTTCCTCTACGACCTGCGCGTGCGGCTGCCAGGTGGCGACGTCGTCACCGGATACTTCGGCATGCGTTCGCTGGGCAAGGCGATGGTCGGCGGCGTGATGCGGCCGCTGCTCAACGGCAAGTTCGTCTTCCAGCTGGGCACGCTCGACCAGGGCTACTGGCCGGACGGCATCTACACCGCGCCGACCGACGAGGCATTGCGGTTCGACCTCGAACGCCAGAAGGCCCTGGGCTTCAACATGGTCCGCAAGCACATCAAGGTCGAGCCGGCGCGATGGTTCTACCACGCCGACAAACTGGGGCTGATGGTCTGGCAGGACATGCCGTCGCTCGACTCGATCGACGAAGTCCCGAACGGGCACGCGAACTACGAATCCGAACTACGGCGGATGATCGAGCAGCACAAGGGCATCACCTCGATCGTGCAGTGGGTGCCGTTCAACGAAGGCTGGGGTGAGTACGACGCCGGTCGCATCGTGGATCTGGTGCGCTCGATCGACGACACCCGGCTGATCAACCACAACTCCGGGTCGAACTGCTGTGTGTCCGATCCGGATCCGGGCAACGGCGACGTGATCGACGACCACGCGTACCAGGTCTCCACCGGCACGAGGCAACCCGACGCGCGAAGGATCGCGGTGCTGGGGGAGTACGGCGGCCTCGGGCGACGCGTCACCGGGCACGAATGGGAACCGGGCAAGGGCTTCGCGTACGGCGCGCTGTATCCGGACGAGACGTCGCTGACGAACCGGTACGTCGAGATCACCAAACAGGTCGGGCGGTTCGTGCACGGACGGGGGCTTTCCGCGTCGGTCTACACCGAACCGTACGACGTCGAGAACGAGGTCAACGGCTTCTACACCTACGACCGCCGCGTGCTGAAGATGTCCGAAGCGCGGGTGCGCGAGATCAACCAGAAGGTGCTCGCCATCGCCAAGGGCACCGAGGTCGGCCGGGGCGAACTCCTGTCGCTTCGGGTCACGACGGCCGGGTACACGGATCGCTATCTGCGGCATCAGGACGACTTCGTCCGCACGGATGTCCTCGGTGAAGGCAGCGCGGACCTCGGGAAGAAGGACGCGACGTTCTGGGCCCGGCAGGGACTGGCCGACGCGTCGTGCCTGTCGTTCGAGTCGCGGAACTACCCCGGGCACTTCCTGCGCCACGCGTCGTCGCGGATCCGCAAGGACGCGAACGACGGTTCGGCGCAGTTCGCCGGGGACGCGACGTTCTGCGCGAGGGAAGGCGCCGGGGGAACAGCACTGGAGTCGTTCAACCAGCCCGGTGCCTTCATCCGCCACTACGCCGCGACCGTCTATCTCGCGCGCAGCGGCGGGCCGAACCCGTGGGACACGCCGTCGAGCTTCGCCGCGGACACGACGTGGGCGGCGACGATCCCGCTCTGGCGAAGTGGTGCTGATCTGCCGCTGGACCAGGCGCGGTCGTTCAAGGTGACCACGCCCGGCTTCACGGACCGCTTCCTGCGGCATCGTGACGGCCTCGCGCGGACGGACGTGGTGAACGCGGGGAGCGCGGCTCTGCTGAAGGCGGACGCGACGTTCGTCGTGCGGCGCGGTCTCGCGGATCCGTCGTGCTACTCGCTGGAGGCGCGGAACTATCCGGGCAATTTCCTGCGGCACGCGGACTTCCGGGTGCGGCTGAACGGGAACGACAACACCGACCTGTTCCGGAAGGACGCGACGTTCTGCGCCCAGCCCGGGGCCGGCGGCGTGCGGCTGGCGTCGGTGAACGAACTGGGCACGAACATGCGGCACTACGCCGAGGAGGTCTACGTCGCCACCAGCGGCGGCGGCCACCCGTTCGACAACCCGGTCTCGTACGACCAGGACGTCACGTGGGCGGTCTCCGCGCCCTGGGCTCCGTAA
- a CDS encoding LysR family substrate-binding domain-containing protein: MTGPDTPASFKLAYVPGVTPSKWVRIWDERSPDVPLELVQTTAAEAVGLVREREVDAVLLRLPIDREGLHAIPLYTETTVVVVPKDHLVAAADEVSVDDIADEIVLHPLDDTLDWNTPPGKPALERPATTADAIELVAAGVGLLIVPQSLARLHHRRDLTYRPISGTPESGVALSWPDDETTDLMEQFIGIVRGRTVNSTRGRQQAQEKQAPAKKAPVKGNRPQAGGRKPQSGNRRAPQGGKRGKPRRRG; this comes from the coding sequence ATGACCGGCCCGGACACCCCCGCCTCCTTCAAGCTCGCGTACGTCCCCGGCGTGACGCCCTCGAAGTGGGTCCGGATCTGGGACGAGCGGTCACCCGACGTCCCGCTCGAGCTCGTCCAGACGACGGCCGCCGAGGCGGTCGGGCTCGTCCGGGAGCGTGAGGTGGATGCCGTCCTGCTGCGGCTCCCGATCGACCGTGAGGGCCTGCACGCGATCCCGCTCTACACCGAGACGACGGTCGTAGTGGTCCCGAAAGACCACCTGGTCGCCGCCGCGGACGAGGTCTCCGTGGACGACATCGCCGACGAAATCGTGCTGCACCCGCTCGACGACACGCTGGACTGGAACACGCCGCCGGGGAAGCCCGCGCTGGAGCGGCCGGCCACCACCGCGGACGCCATCGAGCTGGTCGCCGCCGGGGTCGGGCTCCTGATCGTCCCGCAGTCGCTCGCGCGGCTGCACCATCGGCGTGACCTGACCTACCGTCCGATCTCCGGCACTCCGGAATCCGGGGTCGCGCTGTCCTGGCCGGACGACGAGACCACCGACCTGATGGAGCAGTTCATCGGGATCGTCCGCGGCCGGACGGTCAACAGCACGCGCGGTCGGCAGCAGGCCCAGGAAAAGCAAGCGCCGGCGAAGAAGGCCCCGGTCAAGGGCAACCGTCCCCAGGCCGGCGGCCGGAAGCCGCAGTCGGGGAATCGCCGCGCTCCCCAGGGCGGGAAACGCGGCAAGCCCCGTCGTCGCGGCTAG